A stretch of the Oceanicola sp. D3 genome encodes the following:
- a CDS encoding PAS domain-containing protein: MDPIEEQRNEFRPQNGEAPFDLGEVFYSRTDDRGVIQSGNYVFQRVAHYEWDELLGAPHKTVRHPEMPKGVFRVFWEELKAGKVTAAYVDNRAKDGLNYWVFAIVAPCKGGYLSARVKPTSKLFEPVKALYEEMLAAEGRGTSVDDSAQMMLDALQGMGYANYDAFVVDAVGEELLSECHTLGIEPIGSVTGARELVGLADSIITATERLSTEFTYLGGIPRNLQIKAARVERTDGPLSVLARNYEGMSVDMSEWFEAHVVGENTSFSSIRRTIERAMLVGSVATILARCDCQLLSERRELGGVEISPEREMLGGLQADYKAKSREAYALVATEAGRIVNSCRDMKRMLLGLDTLRVAFKIEDSRSGEANAGIGDIIAQLAAAQDRANTERNTILEDSRRMAELAAEMQEKERAHLPDILLYGPRMLPAVEATPSLKKSAA; this comes from the coding sequence ATGGACCCCATAGAAGAGCAGCGCAACGAGTTTCGCCCGCAAAACGGCGAGGCTCCGTTTGATCTGGGCGAGGTGTTCTATTCCCGCACCGATGATCGTGGCGTCATTCAAAGTGGCAACTACGTGTTCCAGCGGGTTGCGCACTACGAATGGGATGAGCTCTTGGGCGCACCGCATAAAACGGTGCGCCACCCCGAAATGCCCAAAGGGGTCTTTCGTGTGTTCTGGGAAGAGCTGAAGGCCGGCAAGGTCACCGCCGCCTACGTCGACAACCGCGCCAAGGACGGGCTCAACTATTGGGTCTTCGCCATCGTTGCGCCCTGCAAGGGCGGCTATCTTTCGGCGCGCGTCAAACCCACCAGCAAGCTTTTTGAGCCGGTAAAGGCGCTCTACGAAGAGATGCTCGCGGCGGAGGGCCGGGGCACATCTGTTGATGACAGCGCGCAGATGATGCTCGATGCACTGCAAGGCATGGGCTATGCCAATTACGATGCCTTCGTTGTCGACGCGGTGGGGGAGGAGCTTCTTAGCGAGTGCCACACCCTCGGGATCGAACCGATCGGAAGTGTCACCGGGGCCCGCGAGCTGGTTGGCTTGGCCGATTCCATCATCACCGCAACCGAGCGGCTTTCGACCGAGTTCACCTATCTCGGCGGCATTCCCCGCAACCTCCAGATCAAGGCCGCGCGGGTTGAGCGCACCGATGGGCCGCTCAGCGTGTTGGCGCGAAACTACGAGGGCATGTCCGTCGATATGTCCGAGTGGTTCGAGGCACATGTTGTGGGTGAGAACACCAGCTTCTCCTCCATCCGCCGCACCATAGAGCGCGCCATGCTCGTCGGCTCCGTCGCAACCATTCTGGCCCGCTGCGACTGCCAGCTGTTGTCAGAACGTCGCGAGCTGGGCGGGGTGGAGATATCGCCGGAACGTGAAATGCTCGGAGGGCTACAGGCCGACTACAAGGCCAAATCCCGGGAGGCCTATGCCCTCGTGGCCACGGAGGCGGGCCGAATCGTCAACTCCTGCCGCGATATGAAGCGCATGCTGCTGGGGCTCGACACACTCCGCGTCGCCTTCAAGATTGAAGACAGTCGCTCAGGCGAGGCCAATGCCGGGATCGGTGACATAATTGCACAGCTCGCCGCCGCCCAAGACAGGGCAAATACCGAACGCAACACGATTCTCGAAGACAGTCGGCGCATGGCGGAGCTTGCCGCAGAAATGCAGGAAAAGGAGCGCGCGCACCTGCCAGACATTCTGCTCTACGGCCCACGCATGCTGCCCGCCGTCGAGGCCACCCCATCCCTCAAGAAATCCGCCGCCTAG
- a CDS encoding FAD-binding oxidoreductase, which translates to MAHEQALTQLETLLGDRLKRSDAERAAHGQNEAHFADALPDAVAYPKTTEEISEIMKVAHAEGMPVTAFGTGTSLEGHHLPVQGGLTLDLSLMNRILAVHDADMDVTVQPGVTRGQLNDELRATGLYFPIDPGADASLGGMAATRASGTMAVRYGTMRENILALEAVLADGRIIRTGSRARKSSSGYDLTHLLIGSEGTLGIITELTLKLHGQPEAIVAATCRFPSVEDAVNCVITTIQSGIPMARIELVNSAMVRGFNLGSNAGLPEEPHLFLEFAGSDTAVQEQSELFGEIAADFNAQDFTRATKAEDRNALWAMRHNAHHASKALYPGKRMLATDVCVPISKLAEAVSAAEESARDLGLEPVIVGHVGDGNFHTGIGFDPEDPAEIAMIETFSAKLAEVSLSLGGTVSGEHGIGLGKRKYMEAEHGPALAPMRAIKQAMDPKGILNPGKLLP; encoded by the coding sequence ATGGCGCATGAACAGGCTCTAACCCAGCTCGAAACGCTCCTTGGCGACCGGCTCAAGCGGAGCGACGCCGAACGTGCAGCCCACGGCCAGAACGAGGCGCATTTCGCCGATGCCCTGCCCGATGCCGTGGCCTACCCCAAGACCACCGAGGAAATCTCGGAGATCATGAAAGTGGCCCATGCCGAAGGCATGCCGGTGACCGCCTTCGGCACCGGCACCTCGTTGGAAGGCCACCACCTGCCTGTGCAGGGCGGGCTCACGCTCGACCTCTCACTGATGAACCGTATCCTCGCCGTTCATGACGCCGATATGGATGTGACAGTGCAGCCCGGCGTCACCCGCGGCCAGTTGAACGACGAGCTGCGCGCCACCGGCCTCTACTTTCCAATCGACCCCGGCGCCGATGCCTCGCTCGGCGGAATGGCGGCCACGCGGGCCAGCGGCACAATGGCGGTGCGCTATGGCACCATGCGCGAGAATATCCTGGCGCTTGAAGCGGTGCTCGCCGACGGGCGGATCATCCGCACCGGCTCACGCGCGCGCAAGTCGTCGTCCGGCTACGATCTCACTCACCTGCTCATTGGCTCTGAAGGCACGCTCGGCATCATCACCGAGCTCACCCTCAAGCTGCACGGCCAGCCCGAGGCCATCGTTGCCGCCACCTGCCGCTTCCCGTCCGTCGAGGATGCGGTGAACTGTGTGATCACAACGATCCAAAGCGGCATCCCAATGGCCCGGATCGAATTGGTCAATTCCGCCATGGTGCGTGGCTTCAACCTCGGCAGCAATGCCGGGCTGCCCGAAGAGCCGCACCTGTTCCTCGAGTTTGCAGGCTCCGATACGGCGGTGCAGGAGCAATCCGAGCTCTTCGGAGAGATTGCCGCCGACTTCAACGCACAGGATTTCACCCGCGCCACCAAGGCGGAAGATCGCAACGCGCTTTGGGCCATGCGCCACAACGCGCACCACGCCTCAAAGGCGCTTTATCCGGGCAAGCGCATGCTGGCAACCGACGTCTGCGTGCCCATCTCCAAACTGGCAGAGGCGGTCTCTGCTGCCGAGGAGTCTGCCCGAGATCTGGGGTTGGAGCCGGTGATTGTGGGCCATGTCGGCGACGGCAATTTTCACACCGGCATCGGGTTTGATCCGGAAGATCCTGCCGAAATCGCCATGATAGAGACGTTTTCGGCAAAGCTGGCCGAGGTTTCCCTGAGCCTTGGCGGCACCGTCTCGGGCGAGCATGGCATCGGGCTGGGCAAGCGCAAGTACATGGAAGCCGAACACGGCCCTGCGCTGGCACCGATGCGTGCGATCAAGCAGGCGATGGACCCGAAAGGCATCCTCAACCCCGGCAAGCTGCTCCCGTAG
- a CDS encoding pyridoxal phosphate-dependent aminotransferase — protein MVTLSQRTSRLGTESAFEVLARAGKLAAEGRSIINLGIGQPDFQTPAHIVEAGIKALRDGHHGYTPANGLPALREAVAADLHRRHGAEVNPDNVVVQPGGKPTMFFACMLLGEPGAEIMYPNPGFPIYESVIKYSGATPVPIALREDKGFAFSAEEVLGQITERTRLIIINSPANPTGGVTPKEEIDKLVAGLADHPDVVLMSDEIYSCMLYGGRQHTSLLNYPEIRDRLIMLDGWSKTYAMTGWRLGYAVWPDALVDHATRLCINDHSCVNAPTQFAGIAALEGPQDEVVKMVEAFDRRRQVIVDGLNALPGVRCADAAGAFYAFPNIEGTGLTAREAQDRFLETCGVATVAGTSFGAHGEGFLRFSYANSEDNIREALARIGKALEG, from the coding sequence ATGGTCACACTATCGCAGCGCACCAGCCGGCTTGGCACAGAGAGCGCATTTGAGGTTCTCGCCCGCGCCGGAAAGCTGGCCGCCGAGGGGCGCAGCATCATCAACCTCGGCATCGGCCAGCCCGATTTTCAGACGCCCGCACATATCGTCGAGGCCGGGATCAAGGCGCTGCGCGATGGCCATCACGGCTACACCCCCGCCAACGGCCTCCCCGCCCTGCGCGAGGCGGTGGCGGCTGATCTGCACCGTCGGCATGGGGCCGAGGTGAACCCCGATAACGTGGTGGTGCAGCCCGGTGGCAAGCCCACCATGTTCTTCGCCTGCATGCTCCTGGGCGAGCCCGGCGCCGAGATCATGTATCCCAACCCCGGCTTCCCGATCTACGAGAGCGTCATCAAGTATTCCGGCGCTACCCCCGTTCCCATCGCGCTGCGCGAGGACAAGGGCTTTGCCTTCTCCGCCGAGGAGGTGCTGGGCCAGATCACCGAGCGCACCCGCCTCATCATCATCAACTCCCCTGCCAACCCCACCGGCGGCGTTACCCCGAAGGAAGAGATCGACAAGCTGGTTGCAGGCCTCGCCGATCACCCCGATGTGGTGCTGATGTCGGACGAGATCTATTCCTGCATGCTCTACGGCGGGCGGCAGCATACGAGCCTGTTGAACTACCCCGAAATCCGCGACCGGCTGATCATGCTTGATGGCTGGTCGAAAACCTACGCGATGACCGGCTGGCGCCTCGGCTATGCCGTCTGGCCCGATGCGCTGGTCGATCATGCCACCCGGCTCTGCATCAACGACCACTCCTGCGTCAACGCGCCCACCCAGTTCGCCGGAATCGCCGCTCTGGAGGGCCCGCAGGACGAGGTGGTGAAGATGGTCGAGGCCTTCGACCGCCGCCGCCAAGTTATCGTCGATGGGCTCAACGCCCTCCCCGGCGTGCGCTGCGCCGATGCCGCCGGGGCATTTTATGCCTTCCCCAATATCGAGGGCACCGGTCTCACGGCCCGCGAGGCGCAGGATCGCTTCCTCGAAACCTGCGGCGTCGCCACCGTCGCTGGCACCAGCTTTGGCGCGCATGGTGAGGGCTTCCTGCGGTTTTCCTATGCCAACAGCGAGGATAACATCCGCGAGGCACTGGCACGGATTGGCAAGGCTCTGGAGGGCTGA
- a CDS encoding alkane 1-monooxygenase gives MASASISSFRAAAPFWVSLLTVPLVIASAAWGGLWVLSVPLFTLAGATLADGALGLNLDNPDTETDEAQLFWYRLVTLLWCPVQVCLLLVMLAWVPGAAHLNVVEKIVIFFGLGVVNGAIGIVYAHELVHQRNRLERWLGEILLASVLYSHFRSEHLLVHHRHVGTRADAVTARYNESYWSFLGRVMREEPVSAFKAEKAMLARKGLPWWHQSNPHWRYWALQLAFIVAACVLGGWAGLLLFLYQALTAVWLLELTNYIEHYGLTRKHLGDGRYEPVRPHHSWNAAHKATNWLLINLQRHSDHHYKPSRRFPLLQTYDESEAPQLPYGYPAMGFMAVIPPLWRRRMNPRVRKWRAMYYPEITDWGPYKRGELPLPG, from the coding sequence ATGGCCTCTGCATCCATCTCAAGTTTCCGAGCGGCGGCGCCTTTCTGGGTGTCGCTCCTGACCGTGCCGCTGGTGATCGCCTCCGCAGCCTGGGGCGGGCTTTGGGTGCTGTCGGTGCCGCTGTTCACGCTGGCGGGCGCCACCCTCGCCGATGGGGCGCTGGGGCTGAACCTCGACAACCCGGACACGGAGACCGACGAGGCCCAGCTGTTCTGGTATCGCCTCGTGACCCTGCTGTGGTGCCCGGTGCAGGTGTGCCTGCTGTTGGTGATGCTGGCGTGGGTGCCCGGCGCGGCGCATTTGAACGTGGTGGAGAAGATCGTGATCTTCTTCGGCCTTGGCGTGGTGAACGGCGCAATCGGCATCGTCTATGCCCACGAGCTGGTGCATCAGCGCAATCGGCTGGAGCGTTGGCTGGGTGAAATTTTGCTGGCCTCGGTGCTCTACTCGCATTTCCGCTCGGAGCATCTGCTGGTGCATCACCGGCATGTCGGCACCCGCGCCGACGCGGTGACGGCACGGTATAACGAGAGCTACTGGAGCTTTCTGGGGCGGGTGATGCGGGAGGAGCCGGTGAGCGCCTTTAAGGCCGAGAAGGCCATGCTGGCGCGCAAGGGCCTGCCGTGGTGGCACCAAAGCAATCCGCATTGGCGCTACTGGGCGCTGCAACTGGCCTTCATCGTGGCGGCCTGTGTGCTGGGCGGCTGGGCCGGGCTGCTGTTGTTTCTCTATCAGGCGCTCACGGCGGTTTGGCTGCTGGAGCTGACGAATTACATCGAGCATTACGGGCTGACGCGGAAGCACCTTGGTGATGGCCGCTACGAGCCTGTGCGCCCGCATCACTCGTGGAACGCGGCGCATAAGGCGACGAACTGGCTGCTGATCAACCTCCAGCGCCACTCGGACCATCACTACAAACCGTCGCGCCGCTTTCCGCTGCTGCAAACTTACGACGAGAGCGAGGCCCCGCAGCTGCCTTACGGATACCCTGCGATGGGGTTCATGGCGGTGATCCCGCCGCTCTGGCGCCGCCGGATGAACCCGCGCGTGCGCAAGTGGCGGGCAATGTATTACCCGGAGATCACCGATTGGGGGCCTTACAAGCGCGGGGAGTTGCCGTTGCCGGGGTGA
- a CDS encoding DsbA family protein, with amino-acid sequence MNTKVLYSAIFVAALAAGSYFAINRTSQPGGTGFDLSAQAQTAEEVDTSGIIEMTLGEEDAPVTVIEYASFTCPHCASFHANVFKKLKTEYIDTGKVHFIYREIYFDKPGLWAGMVARCAGPMRYFGITDAIYTEQAEWLKSRDLNGIHGDLRKLALKSGLDGEQVDACLGDADKAQAMYALFLKNAEADEVESTPTFIIDGEKHSNMSYEDFAEILDGKLEE; translated from the coding sequence ATGAACACCAAAGTCCTCTACTCCGCCATCTTCGTCGCGGCCCTTGCGGCAGGCAGCTACTTTGCCATCAACCGCACCAGCCAGCCCGGAGGCACCGGTTTTGACCTGTCCGCTCAGGCGCAGACGGCAGAGGAGGTCGATACCTCCGGCATCATCGAGATGACGCTGGGCGAAGAAGACGCGCCGGTGACCGTGATCGAATACGCCTCCTTCACCTGCCCGCATTGCGCCAGCTTTCACGCCAATGTCTTCAAGAAGCTGAAGACCGAGTATATCGACACCGGCAAGGTGCACTTCATCTACCGCGAGATCTACTTCGACAAGCCGGGCCTCTGGGCCGGGATGGTTGCCCGCTGCGCTGGCCCGATGCGCTACTTCGGCATTACCGATGCGATCTACACCGAGCAGGCAGAATGGCTCAAATCGCGCGACCTGAACGGCATTCACGGTGACCTGCGCAAACTGGCTTTGAAGTCCGGCCTCGATGGGGAACAGGTGGATGCCTGCCTTGGCGATGCCGATAAGGCACAGGCGATGTATGCACTGTTCCTCAAGAACGCCGAGGCCGATGAGGTCGAGTCCACGCCCACTTTCATCATCGACGGTGAGAAGCACTCGAACATGAGCTATGAGGACTTCGCAGAAATCCTCGACGGCAAGCTGGAAGAGTAA
- a CDS encoding A/G-specific adenine glycosylase — protein sequence MSAALLEWYDAHARVLPWRVPPGSDARADPYGVWLSEVMLQQTTVAAVKDYFHTFTRLWPTVDALAAARDEDVMARWAGLGYYARARNLLKCARVVAERGGFPESAEGLRELPGIGPYTAAAVAAIAFDRPEVVVDGNVERVMARLHAVQEPLPAAKPVLTAHAAALTPKRRPGDYAQAVMDLGATICTPKSPACGICPWREPCAARVEGIAAELPKKTPKKPKPVRLGHAYVIRRADGAFLLERRPKRGLLGGMLGWPGAEWREEPAAAAPPVEAALHEIGEVRHTFTHFHLILRVHAGRAEVEAPEGLHWERLSPAALPTVMRKAYDLAATSAALDVAGD from the coding sequence ATGAGCGCGGCGCTGCTGGAATGGTATGACGCCCACGCCCGCGTGTTGCCGTGGCGCGTGCCCCCCGGCAGCGACGCGCGGGCCGACCCGTATGGCGTGTGGCTTTCGGAGGTGATGCTGCAGCAAACCACGGTGGCGGCGGTGAAGGATTATTTCCACACCTTCACCCGGCTTTGGCCCACGGTCGACGCACTGGCGGCGGCGAGGGACGAAGACGTGATGGCCCGCTGGGCCGGGCTTGGCTACTACGCACGCGCGCGCAACCTGTTGAAATGCGCCCGCGTGGTGGCAGAGCGCGGGGGCTTTCCCGAGTCTGCCGAGGGCCTGCGCGAACTGCCGGGCATCGGCCCCTACACGGCGGCAGCGGTTGCGGCGATTGCCTTTGACCGGCCCGAGGTGGTGGTGGATGGCAATGTGGAGCGGGTGATGGCGCGGCTTCATGCCGTGCAGGAGCCCTTGCCTGCCGCCAAGCCGGTGCTCACCGCCCATGCTGCCGCGCTGACGCCCAAGCGCCGGCCGGGGGATTACGCCCAAGCGGTGATGGACCTCGGCGCAACGATCTGCACCCCCAAGAGCCCGGCCTGCGGCATTTGCCCGTGGCGGGAGCCTTGCGCCGCAAGGGTGGAGGGGATTGCAGCCGAGCTGCCGAAGAAGACCCCGAAGAAGCCCAAGCCGGTGCGGCTTGGCCATGCCTATGTGATCCGCCGGGCGGATGGTGCGTTTTTGCTGGAGCGCCGCCCCAAGCGCGGGCTTTTGGGTGGAATGCTTGGCTGGCCGGGGGCGGAATGGCGCGAAGAACCTGCTGCCGCAGCGCCGCCGGTGGAGGCTGCTCTGCATGAAATCGGGGAAGTGCGGCACACCTTTACCCACTTCCATCTGATCCTGCGTGTGCATGCCGGGCGTGCCGAGGTGGAGGCCCCGGAGGGGCTGCATTGGGAACGGCTTTCGCCCGCCGCCCTGCCCACGGTGATGCGCAAGGCCTATGATCTCGCCGCAACGTCAGCCGCGCTTGATGTGGCAGGCGATTGA
- a CDS encoding amidohydrolase family protein has protein sequence MVDISKVRAIDIHTHAEEPCGCHPDDGYDDLQSTMAKYFRAPWEHPPTIPETAAHFREQNIAAVIFPVDAERETGYRRYSNDEVAEHVAENSDVLIQFASIDPWKGKMAAREARRLIQDYKVKGFKFHPTMQGFFANDRMAYPLYEVIEEEGCVALFHTGQTGVGSGMPGGNGMRLKYSNPMYMDDVAVDFPDMKIILAHPSFPWQEEALAVAQHKPNVYIDLSGWSPKYFPDILVRYCNSILKKKVLFGSDWPMITPERWLADFEKIGIKDELREDIIKGNAARLLGLA, from the coding sequence ATGGTAGATATTTCCAAGGTCCGCGCGATCGACATTCACACCCACGCCGAAGAGCCCTGCGGCTGCCATCCGGACGATGGCTACGACGATCTGCAGAGCACGATGGCAAAGTACTTCCGCGCGCCGTGGGAGCATCCGCCCACCATCCCGGAAACCGCCGCCCACTTTCGTGAGCAAAACATCGCTGCGGTGATCTTCCCCGTCGATGCCGAGCGGGAGACGGGCTATCGGCGCTACTCGAATGACGAGGTGGCCGAGCATGTGGCTGAGAACAGCGATGTGCTGATCCAGTTTGCCTCCATCGACCCGTGGAAAGGCAAGATGGCGGCCCGCGAGGCACGGCGGCTGATTCAGGATTACAAGGTGAAGGGCTTCAAGTTTCACCCGACAATGCAGGGCTTTTTCGCCAACGACCGCATGGCCTACCCGCTCTACGAGGTGATCGAAGAAGAGGGCTGTGTTGCGCTGTTCCACACCGGGCAGACGGGTGTGGGCAGCGGCATGCCCGGCGGCAACGGAATGCGGCTGAAGTACTCGAACCCGATGTATATGGATGATGTGGCGGTGGACTTCCCCGACATGAAGATCATCCTCGCGCATCCCTCCTTCCCTTGGCAGGAGGAGGCGCTGGCGGTGGCCCAGCACAAGCCCAACGTCTACATCGACCTGTCCGGCTGGTCGCCCAAGTATTTCCCAGACATCCTCGTGCGCTACTGCAACTCGATCCTGAAGAAGAAGGTGCTCTTCGGCTCCGACTGGCCGATGATCACGCCAGAGCGCTGGCTGGCCGATTTCGAGAAGATCGGCATCAAGGACGAGTTGCGCGAAGATATCATCAAGGGCAACGCGGCGCGGCTTTTGGGGCTGGCATAG
- a CDS encoding DUF721 domain-containing protein: MAKAPAKSPKRYMRGFAQTAKFVSADIRKASEKRGFAEMRVLTHWAEIVGEQTAAVTRPLEVKFGRGAFGATLRVLTTGANAPMLEMQKEQIRERINSVYGYAAISRIQFTQTAPTGFAEGQADFNHAPKRRAQPAPAERKAAEALAEGVTDPALKAALSRLGAHVIHKSERG, translated from the coding sequence ATGGCCAAGGCTCCTGCAAAATCCCCCAAGCGCTACATGCGCGGCTTCGCCCAAACGGCAAAGTTCGTCTCTGCGGATATCCGCAAGGCGAGCGAAAAGCGGGGCTTTGCCGAGATGCGCGTGCTGACCCACTGGGCCGAAATCGTCGGAGAGCAGACAGCCGCGGTTACGCGCCCGCTTGAGGTCAAGTTTGGCCGCGGCGCTTTCGGGGCCACCCTCCGCGTGCTGACGACCGGGGCCAACGCCCCGATGCTGGAAATGCAGAAGGAGCAGATTCGCGAGCGGATCAACTCCGTCTATGGCTACGCGGCCATTTCTCGCATCCAGTTCACCCAAACCGCCCCCACCGGCTTTGCCGAGGGTCAGGCCGATTTCAACCACGCGCCCAAACGCCGGGCACAGCCTGCCCCTGCCGAGCGCAAGGCGGCCGAGGCGCTGGCCGAAGGCGTCACTGATCCCGCGCTGAAAGCGGCCTTGAGCCGGCTCGGCGCCCATGTCATCCACAAGTCCGAACGCGGCTGA
- a CDS encoding ribonuclease HII — MKSFPDFTLEEAAMARGLARVAGVDEVGRGPLAGPVTAAAVVLDPARIPPGLNDSKKLTEKRRLALAEAIHESAEVCIIHVEVEEIDRINILQAALAAMSRAVAGLNTRPDHLLIDGNRLPEGCGSAEAVVKGDGKSLSIAAASIVAKVARDALMVDLAQQHPGYGWESNAGYGTSVHLRALETLGVTQHHRRSFAPIRNILLQQKSTNP; from the coding sequence ATGAAGAGCTTTCCTGATTTTACACTGGAAGAGGCCGCGATGGCCCGGGGGCTGGCCCGTGTGGCCGGCGTGGACGAAGTGGGCCGGGGGCCGCTGGCAGGGCCGGTGACGGCGGCGGCGGTGGTGCTGGACCCGGCCCGTATTCCGCCCGGGCTGAACGACAGCAAGAAGCTGACCGAAAAGCGCCGCCTCGCGCTGGCGGAGGCGATCCACGAGAGCGCCGAGGTTTGCATCATCCACGTCGAGGTGGAGGAGATAGACCGGATCAACATCCTTCAGGCCGCGCTCGCCGCGATGAGCCGCGCCGTGGCCGGGCTGAACACGCGCCCCGATCACCTGCTGATCGACGGCAACCGGCTGCCGGAGGGCTGCGGATCGGCGGAGGCGGTGGTGAAGGGGGATGGCAAATCACTCTCCATCGCGGCGGCTTCGATCGTGGCCAAAGTGGCCCGAGATGCGCTCATGGTGGATTTGGCGCAACAGCACCCCGGCTACGGCTGGGAGAGCAACGCGGGCTACGGAACAAGTGTGCACTTGAGGGCACTCGAAACCTTGGGTGTGACACAACATCATAGGCGTTCCTTTGCACCGATACGCAATATCTTGTTGCAACAAAAATCTACAAACCCCTGA
- a CDS encoding feruloyl-CoA synthase: MTMDGRYRAHNVTRETRPDGTILLRSGYEPSPAARVTGDWLHRWAEEAPDRVFIAERSGAGWRELSYAEVLEQVRAIGAALVARGMGPETPILVMSGNSVDHGLLSLAAQYVGIPLVPVAEQYALIHGAHGRLKHAVELVKPRMVFADDAARYAEALALPEIAALERLVSANAEPGMVAFDELLKGDAGVEIDTVHNRIGPDTVAKYLLTSGSTSNPKAVITTHAMMCANQAQLLDALPFLAAKPPRIVDWLPWNHVFGGSHNFNMMLANGGSIYIDDGKPTPALIDRTLENLSMKAGTTWFNVPVGFGMVVDAMKSDEALRRSVFSELDMIFYAGASLPQDIWSAMEEMAMDVRGSLPLMTSSWGLTETAPATLLQHEPTDRSGIVGVPLTGVTTKFIPDEDMRCEVRVKGPNIMPGYFEDAEKTKEAFDEEGFFITGDAMVFVDPEDANKGMKFDGRISEDFKLQTGTWVRAAGLRMDALKLLDGIASDLVITGADRTEIGLLIFPNISALNKAGFETDSADGALIGEHLKREIRHRLAERATQVSGSASRITRALVLAEPPSMGDGEMTAKGNLNFRKVLTRRAELLERLYDNADPAVITLKDS; this comes from the coding sequence ATGACCATGGATGGCCGTTACCGCGCCCACAACGTGACCCGCGAAACCCGCCCTGATGGCACCATCCTGTTGCGCTCCGGCTATGAGCCAAGCCCGGCGGCACGTGTGACCGGTGACTGGCTTCACCGTTGGGCCGAGGAGGCGCCTGACCGCGTGTTCATCGCCGAGCGCTCCGGGGCGGGCTGGCGCGAATTGAGCTATGCCGAGGTGCTGGAACAGGTTCGAGCCATCGGCGCCGCTCTTGTTGCGCGCGGCATGGGGCCGGAAACGCCCATTCTGGTGATGTCTGGCAACAGTGTGGACCACGGCCTTTTGTCGCTCGCCGCGCAATATGTTGGCATCCCGCTGGTGCCGGTGGCGGAGCAATATGCCCTGATCCACGGTGCCCACGGGCGGCTGAAGCACGCCGTGGAGCTGGTGAAGCCCCGCATGGTCTTTGCCGATGATGCCGCCCGCTATGCCGAGGCGCTGGCCCTGCCCGAGATCGCCGCGCTTGAGCGCCTCGTGTCGGCCAATGCTGAGCCGGGCATGGTGGCTTTCGACGAGCTGCTCAAAGGCGATGCAGGCGTAGAAATCGACACTGTTCATAACAGAATCGGCCCGGACACGGTTGCGAAATACCTGCTGACCTCTGGCTCCACCTCCAACCCGAAGGCTGTGATCACAACGCACGCGATGATGTGCGCAAACCAAGCGCAACTTCTCGATGCGCTGCCCTTTCTCGCCGCCAAGCCGCCCCGGATCGTGGACTGGCTGCCGTGGAACCACGTGTTTGGCGGTTCGCACAACTTCAACATGATGCTCGCCAACGGCGGCTCGATCTACATTGATGACGGAAAGCCGACGCCTGCGCTGATTGACCGAACGTTGGAAAACCTTTCGATGAAGGCAGGGACCACGTGGTTCAACGTGCCGGTCGGCTTTGGCATGGTCGTGGATGCGATGAAGAGCGATGAGGCCCTGCGCCGCTCCGTCTTCTCCGAGCTCGATATGATTTTCTACGCGGGGGCCTCGCTGCCGCAGGACATCTGGTCGGCGATGGAAGAGATGGCGATGGACGTGCGCGGCTCTCTCCCGCTGATGACCTCGTCTTGGGGCCTGACAGAAACCGCCCCCGCCACCCTGCTCCAGCACGAACCGACAGACCGCTCCGGCATTGTGGGCGTGCCGCTGACAGGCGTGACCACCAAGTTCATCCCCGATGAGGATATGCGCTGCGAAGTGCGGGTGAAGGGCCCCAACATCATGCCGGGTTACTTTGAAGACGCGGAGAAGACCAAGGAGGCCTTCGACGAGGAAGGCTTCTTTATCACCGGCGATGCGATGGTGTTTGTTGATCCGGAGGATGCCAACAAGGGCATGAAGTTTGACGGGCGGATCTCGGAAGACTTCAAGCTGCAAACCGGCACATGGGTGCGGGCCGCGGGCCTGCGGATGGACGCGCTGAAGTTGCTGGACGGGATCGCCTCTGATCTTGTGATCACGGGCGCAGACCGGACCGAGATTGGCCTGCTGATCTTTCCCAACATCTCCGCCCTCAATAAGGCAGGTTTTGAGACTGACTCGGCAGATGGCGCGCTGATCGGCGAGCACCTGAAGCGCGAAATACGGCATCGCCTCGCGGAGCGCGCCACGCAAGTTTCAGGCTCTGCCTCACGCATCACCCGCGCCCTCGTTCTGGCCGAACCGCCCTCGATGGGCGATGGCGAGATGACGGCCAAGGGCAACCTCAACTTCCGCAAGGTGCTGACGCGCCGTGCCGAGTTGCTGGAACGGCTTTACGACAACGCCGATCCGGCTGTGATCACATTGAAGGACAGCTGA